One window from the genome of Echinicola vietnamensis DSM 17526 encodes:
- a CDS encoding HNH endonuclease has translation MEKKVLVLNLDHTPIAVVNVQKAMVLTLLEKVSVLADYPFLSIRTIDREFSYPAVVRLDEYKNVPYRGVLLTRSNLFKRDDNECQYCGSPKHLTVDHVIPRSKGGKSSWTNLITACHRCNVLKGDKTPEEVGMLMRKKPFKPTLAYFLAEYAERNAEEWIPFLSAKAVQPG, from the coding sequence ATGGAAAAAAAAGTACTTGTGCTCAATCTGGATCATACGCCCATCGCCGTGGTCAATGTGCAAAAAGCGATGGTCCTCACCCTTTTGGAAAAGGTGAGCGTGTTGGCGGATTATCCTTTTCTGAGCATTCGTACGATTGACCGAGAATTTAGCTATCCAGCTGTGGTAAGGCTTGATGAATACAAAAATGTCCCTTACCGGGGAGTGTTGCTGACCAGAAGTAACCTTTTTAAGCGGGATGATAACGAGTGCCAGTATTGCGGCTCACCCAAACACCTGACGGTAGACCATGTCATTCCACGCTCCAAAGGCGGAAAAAGCAGCTGGACCAATCTGATCACCGCTTGCCATCGCTGCAATGTCCTCAAAGGAGATAAAACTCCCGAGGAAGTAGGGATGCTGATGCGTAAAAAACCCTTTAAGCCTACACTGGCCTATTTTTTGGCAGAATATGCGGAAAGAAATGCCGAAGAATGGATTCCCTTTCTCAGCGCCAAGGCGGTGCAGCCGGGGTGA